The Desulfovibrio aminophilus DNA segment CGCAGCCGACGCATATGCCCTCATCGACGGCGGCCGTGCCCCCGCGCAGGCTGATCGCGTCCAGGGGGCACAGGTCGACGCACGTTCCGCAGCCATTGCAGGCCGCCGGATCGACCAGCGCATGCCCCCGTCCGCCGGGAGCGGCCTTGCCGGGACGCCGGGTTTGCGGGACGGTTCCGGGTTCCCCCGGGGAAGACGGCAGGCCCGCCCCGGCCCCGTTCCCCCGGGCGGACGCCTGGCCCCGACCGCCGCCCAGCCCCCGACCTCCGCCCAGGCCCCTGCCTCCTCCCAGGCCCCGGCCGCCGCCCTTGCCGCAGCCGCCCCTGCCCGCTCCCGGACGTCGGGGCGAGGCCTCGATCCGGCGAAATCCCATGCTCATGCCTGCCTCCTGATGGCTGATGCGCCCGGACCCGACCCGTCCCGCCTTGCGCAGCAAGGCGTGGGCCCCGAGCGGCAATCCCGAGCGTCCCGCGATGACGCCGCACTTCACCTTGAACAGAAAAAAGATCTCCCGCTCCGCATCGCACAGCGTTTCATAGTTTCCCTGGCCCTTGGCCAGGACCATGTCGGCGGCGTCGAAGGCCTCCCGGAACGCCGCGCCGCATTCGCGCAGAACGGTTCCCGGCGCGTCCGACCCGTTGTCGATGACCCGCGCCAGGCCATCGAGACCGACCTCGCGGGCGTCGTGCAGCGTCGCGTCGTTGAGGATCGGAGCGCCGCGCACCGCGACCGTCACCCGCTCCGGGCCCAGCCGCTCCACAAGCAGCCGGTCGAAGGCGATCTCCCCGGCGTTGTCCGCGAGGTAGAGGATCGAATCCGCCCGGGACGCCGACTCGATGAACGCGTCCAGGTCGCCGAGGCAGCCGGTCGAAAGCGACTGGCGGACCGCCT contains these protein-coding regions:
- a CDS encoding ARMT1-like domain-containing protein — encoded protein: MRTTIDCIPCLARNILACVRLATDDPALHERMVRFFLRSAAEADFSATPPEFVRLMHRKLRELTGVADPYREAKERMNALGVALAGELRETVERADDPVRIAALLAIAGNVLDMGVNAEVGLPEAREAVRQSLSTGCLGDLDAFIESASRADSILYLADNAGEIAFDRLLVERLGPERVTVAVRGAPILNDATLHDAREVGLDGLARVIDNGSDAPGTVLRECGAAFREAFDAADMVLAKGQGNYETLCDAEREIFFLFKVKCGVIAGRSGLPLGAHALLRKAGRVGSGRISHQEAGMSMGFRRIEASPRRPGAGRGGCGKGGGRGLGGGRGLGGGRGLGGGRGQASARGNGAGAGLPSSPGEPGTVPQTRRPGKAAPGGRGHALVDPAACNGCGTCVDLCPLDAISLRGGTAAVDEGICVGCGVCVAKCPQGAISLTK